The Prochlorococcus sp. MIT 1341 genomic interval CCATCCCTCAGGTATATGTGAAAGGAGAATTTCTTGGTGGTTCGGACATTTTGATAGAGATGTATAACTCTGGTGAACTTAAAGAAAAGTTAGAAATTGCGCTCGCCTCCTAAAGGCTTCAGCAAATACTCACCACTTTTTTTCCTTCTTGACAAACAAATTCCTCATGTCACCATCGACACCAACAAAACTTGAAGGGTCAAGAATCCAGCGATCAACTAGGCTCTCAAACTTCTCTTGTTCCCTAGGATTTAACTTCTCAGAACGCCTCAAAGCATGAATATATCCATCTGCATAAAGACGAAGCTCCGATACGCTATGCCTTCGAGTGATCAACTCTTGGCAAGCATCACAAAGAGATTGGAAATGTCTAATCGAGTCAGGATGATTGAGAGATGTCATGGTCTCAATTTAAATCAAACTAAGCCAACAAACCGTCATCTAATTTGGTTAGCTTAATAAGGCAATATTGTTGACAGTGATCTCCATCCCTAAAGAACTCCCATCAATGGAGCACTCAACCACCTCACAATCTCAATCGTATCTAGTGCAGGAAGCGCCCCAAGACCCTGCAAAGGTACTTGTTGTGGAACCTCATCCAACACTTAGAACAGTTTTAGTTCAGCGACTTAGGCAAGATGGTCATCTCACTGCTGCAGTAAGCACAACTGATGAAGCTATTGGGCTTTGCAGAGATCAAACGCCTGATCTACTAGTTTCGGCGGAATTGATCGCAAAGAGTTCTGCATTACGACTAGCTCAGAAGATTGGCTGTCCACTAATTGTTCTCACCGCAAGAGCAGGGTCGGAAGCGCTGGTTGAATTGCTTGATCAAGGTGCTGATGACGTGATGAGAAAACCCTTTGGCCTTGAAGAACTAGCCGCACGCTGCAGAACCTTGCTAAAGAAAGGAAGAACAGGACTTCAAGAGCGCGTAACAGTTGGTCCTCTAGAGGTGCATCTATTACTTAGACAAGTCACTCTTAGAGAAAAGCCAGTTGAATTAAGCCCACGAGAATTTGCACTACTATGTGCCTTATTAATGCCTCCAGGCATGGTGAGAAGTCGACAAGAACTTCTTCGAATGGCTTGGCCACCTTTTAGTGGAGGGCCTAGATCAGTAGATACACAGGTTTTAACCTTACGAAGAAAACTCGAGCAGGCAGGACTTGGTGAAGGAGGAGGAATTACAACCGTAAGACAACAAGGTTATCGCTTTAGCCTTGATTCCTTAGGTTCATAACTAAAAGATTGCTAACCAAGTCAAATCGATTTTGATATAAATCACTCACCGAAATAATCTATATTTAAATCACTAAAAGTAATACTTAAAAAAATTTTTATTCTGTTTATGTTGGCAGGTTCCAAGCATTAATTCCAAGTTCAGAACCAATTCGATGAGCACACGCAAAACCACTAAAAGCTACAGCATTAAGGCCTTGGCCAGGAAAACAAGAATCACCAACACAAAAAAGATCTTTTACTCCAGTAGTATTAAAAGGCATTGGAAGAAGACCAGATAATTTTCGAGATGGTATAGGGCCATAGCTACCTTGATGTCGACCTAAAAAACGTCGATGACTTCGAGGGGAGCCAATCTCTTTGTGGACAATAGAATTTGTAATGCCAGGTAAAATCTTTTCCAATCTGGATATAAGAGTAGAAGCATCTTGTTGTTTCTTGGCTGAATAATCAGAAGGGCTTAGATCGGTCCAAAATTCCATTGAAGAAGGAGTAAAAGCATGAACTATGTGAGAGTTATCTGGAGCCAATTCTGAATCGAGTAAAGTTGGAATAGAAACAAAAGCTACACCTTGTTCTGCATCCATTTCCTTCCAGGAGTCTAATAAAATATGATGGCATTGAAAATCATCAGGAATCAAGGATTTTTGGACACCCAAATGAAGAGACAGGAAAGAAGAGGAAGGCTTATAGTTACGTCTCCAGGAGATCTCTGACTTTGGTATTTGCGATTCCTCAACTAAAGAATTTCGTACTTTTTCACCGCCAAAAGTATTCCATCTTGTGGCATTTGATACAATCTTTTTAGCATAAATAATCTCTCCGTCTGACAATTGAACACCTCGGGCTTTTTTGCCTTCGATTATTATCTTTTTCACCCTTGACTTATAGCGAATTTCACCTCCGTGAGCCCTTAAACCTTTAACTAGCTTTTCTGCGATCACTCCAACTCCTCCTTTTGGATAATTAATTCCTCCTGCATGACGATCAGAAAATACCATGCCCGCATTAATCATTGGTGTTCTATCAGCAGGCATTACAGACCAACAAAAGCATTCAATATCTATAAATCTGAGAAGCACTTGATCCTTTATAAATCGTCTTGCAACATCTCCAACATTAACTGGCAACCATCTAGCTAGTCCAAGGCAAGCTAAAGGCGCTTTAAAGAAAACTTTTGCAAGGTACAATGGATCCTCAATAGATAAAAGAGGCATAGAGTCCAAACAATTAAAAACACTCCAACAAATTCCATAAAACTTGCGAATCCCATCCTCCTCATGAGGAAATCTCTGAATAAGATTTGAAATAAATATTTCATAGTTTCTACTAACTTCCAATTCAAAACCTGAAGGAAGGTGGTAAACAAGTTGTGAAGGATCTGGAAAAGTTTCACATGCTTCATCAACAGCTGATAAAGCCCTTGTTAAAAGGTTTGTAAAGCCCTTTTCCCCAAAACCAAAAATCATCGAGGCTCCCACGTCAAACGTATAGCCATTACGAGAGAAGGAGCCTCCGCTACCACCAGGAATGGTATATCGCTCTAAAACTAAAACTTTTGCTCCTTTTGAAGCAAGCTGGGAAGCTGTAACAAGGCCACCAATACCAGAACCTATAACAACTGCATCAAGAAGATCATCTTTATTCATAGGAAGAGGTCTTTAAAGAAATTCACAGCTAATCGCACCTTTTAATTCTGCTAATGCTCTATCACGATACGCGCCATACCGTTCCCGTTTATCTCTTATCCGCTTTGACAGTTTCGGTAAAAGACCAAAGTTTGCAGGCATAGGCTGAAATTCGCCTTTGGAGCGTTTAGCTCTTTCTGGACTTGTCACAAAAGCAATTAAAGCTCCAATCATTGTTGTAGAAGGAAGAGAAATTGACTCAATGCCCTTCGCCAAGCGTGCTGCATTAGTACCTGCAAGCCATCCGCCAGCGACTGCAGCTGCATACCCTTCAGTACCAATTAATTGACCAGCAACCAAAAAATTAGGTTGTTCACTGAATTGCAAAGTTGGTTCTATCAACTTTGGAGAATTCAAAAAAGTATTCCTATGCATAACACCAAGACGAACGAATTCAGCATTTTGCAAACCAGGTATCTTGCGAAAAATCCTCTTCTGCTCTCCCCATTTGAGATTAGTTTGAAATCCAACCATGTTCCAAAGCTGTCCTTCAAGATCTTCTTGACGCAGTTGAATAATTGAATAAGCCCGCTTAGCTCGCCGAAGATCACGATCATTAAAATCTCCCCAGCGAGGGTCCCAAATCCCAATGGGCTTTAAAGGTCCAAAACGCATTGTATCTTCGCCTCGACGAGCAAGTTGCTCAATAGGAAGGCATCCTTCAAAGAAACAAGCATTTGCTTGATCAAAGTCCTTTACTTCTGCCTGTTCCCCATTGACTAGCTCCTCACGGAACTCCAGGTATTGTTCTTTGTTCATTGGACAATTTATATAATCTGCATCTCCCTTGTCATATCTGCTAGCACGAAAGGCTACGGAAAGATCTATTGATTCGCCTAAAACTATTGGGCTGGCAGCGTCATAAAAATGACAATGAGAAATTCCAGTAAATTTTCTCAACTCCTCCGCAAGAGTTTCACTAGTCAATGGACCAGTTGCTAATACTGTGATCTCTTGAGGGTTTGGAAGGCTTACTTGTTCAGCCCTCTCAATTGTCACCAAAGGATGAGAGGCAAGTACGTCAGTAAGAGAAAAACTAAATTTTGATCGATCAACTGCCAATGCTCCGCCTGCAGGCACTGAATTTATATCTGCCTTCCCAATAACCAATGAATTCAATAATCGCAGCTCTTGATGAAGCAAACCTGCTGCACGATCACTACTTTTAGCTCCAAAGCTATTACTACATACCAACTCAGCAAATTCATTCGTATGGTGAGCTGGAGACCTCCTTAGAGGTCTCATCTC includes:
- a CDS encoding DUF6761 family protein, encoding MTSLNHPDSIRHFQSLCDACQELITRRHSVSELRLYADGYIHALRRSEKLNPREQEKFESLVDRWILDPSSFVGVDGDMRNLFVKKEKKW
- a CDS encoding response regulator transcription factor yields the protein MEHSTTSQSQSYLVQEAPQDPAKVLVVEPHPTLRTVLVQRLRQDGHLTAAVSTTDEAIGLCRDQTPDLLVSAELIAKSSALRLAQKIGCPLIVLTARAGSEALVELLDQGADDVMRKPFGLEELAARCRTLLKKGRTGLQERVTVGPLEVHLLLRQVTLREKPVELSPREFALLCALLMPPGMVRSRQELLRMAWPPFSGGPRSVDTQVLTLRRKLEQAGLGEGGGITTVRQQGYRFSLDSLGS
- the trmFO gene encoding FADH(2)-oxidizing methylenetetrahydrofolate--tRNA-(uracil(54)-C(5))-methyltransferase TrmFO, producing the protein MSNYSSVRVIGAGLAGTEAAWQVAQAGVPVTLVEMRPLRRSPAHHTNEFAELVCSNSFGAKSSDRAAGLLHQELRLLNSLVIGKADINSVPAGGALAVDRSKFSFSLTDVLASHPLVTIERAEQVSLPNPQEITVLATGPLTSETLAEELRKFTGISHCHFYDAASPIVLGESIDLSVAFRASRYDKGDADYINCPMNKEQYLEFREELVNGEQAEVKDFDQANACFFEGCLPIEQLARRGEDTMRFGPLKPIGIWDPRWGDFNDRDLRRAKRAYSIIQLRQEDLEGQLWNMVGFQTNLKWGEQKRIFRKIPGLQNAEFVRLGVMHRNTFLNSPKLIEPTLQFSEQPNFLVAGQLIGTEGYAAAVAGGWLAGTNAARLAKGIESISLPSTTMIGALIAFVTSPERAKRSKGEFQPMPANFGLLPKLSKRIRDKRERYGAYRDRALAELKGAISCEFL
- the crtH gene encoding carotenoid isomerase, translating into MNKDDLLDAVVIGSGIGGLVTASQLASKGAKVLVLERYTIPGGSGGSFSRNGYTFDVGASMIFGFGEKGFTNLLTRALSAVDEACETFPDPSQLVYHLPSGFELEVSRNYEIFISNLIQRFPHEEDGIRKFYGICWSVFNCLDSMPLLSIEDPLYLAKVFFKAPLACLGLARWLPVNVGDVARRFIKDQVLLRFIDIECFCWSVMPADRTPMINAGMVFSDRHAGGINYPKGGVGVIAEKLVKGLRAHGGEIRYKSRVKKIIIEGKKARGVQLSDGEIIYAKKIVSNATRWNTFGGEKVRNSLVEESQIPKSEISWRRNYKPSSSFLSLHLGVQKSLIPDDFQCHHILLDSWKEMDAEQGVAFVSIPTLLDSELAPDNSHIVHAFTPSSMEFWTDLSPSDYSAKKQQDASTLISRLEKILPGITNSIVHKEIGSPRSHRRFLGRHQGSYGPIPSRKLSGLLPMPFNTTGVKDLFCVGDSCFPGQGLNAVAFSGFACAHRIGSELGINAWNLPT